TCCAACATGGGGATGGTAAGGACAAGCAGAATGTGGAAGCCGGAGAAGGCAACCATGAAAAGGTAACTCAACAGGAAGACCAAAAAAAACCTTGCAGTGATCATCAAACTGCAGATAACAATTTTGAAGGAGCTAAAATTATAAACGGCAGCTCGTCTTCCCTGTGCCAACCTATGGAGGTTGCCCCCTCAGGAAAAAAGGTGGAATACCCCCAAAAGGAAAGCAATAGGAAGAAggcacaaaaaggaaagacgATCATCAAAAAGGGGGTCGCTGCGTCGGGTGATATGAATAGACAGAGCGAAAAACAAAGCAATAATaacaaaaagaggaataaacCGAGCACTGGGGGAAATGGCAAAAGGGGGGTGGAAAAAGAGAtgcaagaggaagaaaaaaataagacgAAAGAGCAGTCTGCATGCGTAGAAGCGCCTCCCATTAAGGAACAACCCATCATAGGGAAAGGCATAGCGCAAAttagggaagaagaagatgctGCAATAATCTCACCAGATCACCAAATTTTGGAGAGCGAACTGAAAAGTGAAGCAGGCAAAGAGTGTGAAGACCCCCACGGGGACACCGAAAATGCCAGTGGAAtgaaaattaatatatataaaaagaggaaaataaggaaaaaaggcgaaGTGGATGGGGAAAGCGGAACGagtgagaaaaatgaaacaagCAATCAGCGCGAAAGGAAGGATAACCAAGGAATCACTTCACAGCCAGACACGATCAACGACGAACGTAAGGATCCCCTCGAGACAACAAGTTTgatcgaaaaaaaacagaaaaaaactgCTAGCAAAAGCGAAGCAGGAAATAAACCAAAGGGAGCAAAAATTTCTCTGagcgaagaagaaacaaaagaaaaaatttacaaatataTGAAGCAAATGAATAGGCCCTATTCAGTCATCAATGTGTACGACAACCTACATGGAACCATCAGCAAAAACGTCGTCCAAAAACTAATGGACGAATTGAGTACAGAAGAAAAACTCCAATGTAAGGAGTATGGGAAAGCCAAAGTATATCTTGTCAATCAAGGGGAATTTAAAAGCCTAAATAtggaggaaatggaaaaattaaaaaaggacatgGAAATTATGAGAGAGCAAACTGAAATAGCCAAAAATGATTTTaaccattttgtaaaaataaaaaaaaaggtcatTCAAGATTTAGAGCTAGTGGAAAATGCGGATAAATACAATGAGGAGTTCCACTTAgttgaggaagaaataaaaatgtacgaaGAGACAAATAAAGCATGCAAGCTAACTACAGACGAAATTGATCTGATTAAAAAGAAGCATGGCTACTTGCACGCCATGTGGCTTAAGAGGAAAAATCTTTGTGTGGAAATAATTAAGTGCATTGCTACCTTAACGGATAAAGACACCAAGGGCATCATCTTCCACTTGGGCATCGACGTCGACGAGGACGTGGTCCCCCCCAACTTGTACTTCTAGCATGGTAAATCTCCCAAGCGCTTGAGATGCTAATTTGCTAGCGTAATAACTTGCAAAATGTTCATACGAATGcttatcttcctcttctgccCCTAACACCGTGAGAAGACCACGCGCATATCCAAATCTTAAaccaaaaaaaggtacaacAAGTTAACTAGTTCGGCTGCCCTATCACCTCCTGTATGGGTTTACAGTTGTGGTAACTTCCAATGAAGGGTCAAATTATTACCCACCAacagttccttcttttaaaattgtttCCTACATATTGACTCCTCCGTCATGAGTACATATACGTGTGTGCGCAGATGTGTGGCCCCATTAATAGAACTACAGAAAGCCAAagtgaagggggggggggttcctGACTACTCACCACCTTTTTGCAATACATTTATGGCATGTACTGTTGTACAGATCAATACCTCGTGTAAAGGGAGACGTGAGGTTTTCctctcttttatttcttttaaatttagAAAATTTGGGGGTTACCAAGTTGCGGGagtgcaaggaaaaaatggcaaaggaaaaaacgaaaaacgGTAAAAGCGGCAAAGTCGCAACACAGAGGAGATTTATTCTTtctacaaaatgggaaagcaCCCAAAGTGTACATTACAAATGTATGTACTCCTTGAAGACGAGGACTGATTAAGTCTTCGACGTTAattgaaatgggaaaaaaaaaaaaaaaattccatcaTTATAGATGGAGACAAGAAAACTTATAAATGGGTTTAAAATGAGACAAATGCCAACTGAACGGATATCCATTTGCCAATCCGCCTGAAAGGTGAATCCTCTTTTTGAAAATTCACCTATGTGGTCTTTTACACTTACAAATCAGCTCCTTTATtcatcttccttcatttcccccccccaggGGGTAGTGATGGATATAAAACGTCGCGAAAGAAGACGACACAGtgaagtacaaaaaaaaaaaagaaaaaaaaaaaaaaaaaaatcgctgAAGGATTAGCTAAGCAACACTGCACTACTGTATCCACACCAGGGGGGAAGAACAAACTATGTTTCCTTCACCACAATTTTGGGGAAGACATTCATTGTCTGCAACTCC
This DNA window, taken from Plasmodium knowlesi strain H genome assembly, chromosome: 13, encodes the following:
- a CDS encoding Tat binding protein 1(TBP-1)-interacting protein, putative — its product is MKNNKSKGGNKKKDQSAKGNGITHDNNWDCPLISLQHGDGKDKQNVEAGEGNHEKVTQQEDQKKPCSDHQTADNNFEGAKIINGSSSSLCQPMEVAPSGKKVEYPQKESNRKKAQKGKTIIKKGVAASGDMNRQSEKQSNNNKKRNKPSTGGNGKRGVEKEMQEEEKNKTKEQSACVEAPPIKEQPIIGKGIAQIREEEDAAIISPDHQILESELKSEAGKECEDPHGDTENASGMKINIYKKRKIRKKGEVDGESGTSEKNETSNQRERKDNQGITSQPDTINDERKDPLETTSLIEKKQKKTASKSEAGNKPKGAKISLSEEETKEKIYKYMKQMNRPYSVINVYDNLHGTISKNVVQKLMDELSTEEKLQCKEYGKAKVYLVNQGEFKSLNMEEMEKLKKDMEIMREQTEIAKNDFNHFVKIKKKVIQDLELVENADKYNEEFHLVEEEIKMYEETNKACKLTTDEIDLIKKKHGYLHAMWLKRKNLCVEIIKCIATLTDKDTKGIIFHLGIDVDEDVVPPNLYF